The following are encoded together in the Adhaeribacter arboris genome:
- a CDS encoding helix-turn-helix domain-containing protein, which translates to MPIVVNLDVIMAKRKISLNELAERVDLTLSNLSILKTGKAKAIRFSTLDAICKALNCQPGDILEYVNNDKLTTNR; encoded by the coding sequence TTGTAAACTTAGATGTGATAATGGCAAAGAGAAAAATTTCTTTGAATGAACTTGCCGAAAGAGTTGATTTGACATTATCTAATCTTTCCATCTTGAAGACAGGTAAGGCAAAAGCAATCCGTTTTAGCACCTTAGACGCCATTTGTAAAGCCCTGAACTGTCAACCGGGTGATATTTTGGAATACGTGAACAACGACAAACTAACAACAAACCGCTAG
- a CDS encoding cupin domain-containing protein encodes MKISYPHTITNSEGEKIIFHGVQKDPDGDKVLVENFVTPGHGPAMHTHFLQDEALTVVSGKLGYLVLGQEERYAHEGETVLFKRGVPHRFWNAGQDILNCQGWIKPANTIVFFLSAIYEAQNKSGKAEPEKFDSAYLLTRYGQEYDIYGIPKFVKKTVMPLTYMVGRMLGKYQHFADAPEPVKA; translated from the coding sequence ATGAAAATTTCTTATCCGCACACCATCACCAACAGCGAAGGTGAAAAAATAATTTTTCACGGCGTACAAAAAGATCCCGATGGAGACAAAGTTCTAGTCGAAAACTTTGTGACGCCCGGACACGGTCCCGCCATGCATACCCATTTTCTGCAAGACGAAGCATTAACCGTAGTTTCCGGGAAACTGGGGTATCTCGTTTTGGGTCAGGAGGAACGATACGCGCACGAGGGCGAAACCGTACTATTTAAACGCGGTGTACCGCACCGTTTCTGGAATGCCGGCCAAGATATTTTAAATTGCCAGGGCTGGATAAAACCGGCAAATACCATTGTCTTTTTTCTTTCAGCCATTTACGAGGCGCAAAACAAATCCGGCAAAGCAGAACCCGAAAAATTTGACAGCGCTTACCTTTTAACCCGCTACGGGCAGGAATACGATATATATGGAATACCAAAATTCGTTAAGAAAACCGTAATGCCGCTGACCTATATGGTTGGACGGATGCTAGGAAAATACCAGCACTTTGCAGACGCTCCCGAACCCGTAAAAGCATAA
- a CDS encoding helix-turn-helix domain-containing protein: MERIANIFQPNTSPENLLIRHIWRIQDIQLVKRTETILPKGTAEIIFNFSEDITSFRSNEKDIFNLPSYFINGINFTPYNLSIRSKQYFVGIQFNAFALKYIFHIPTLEFNDQVLAGSLVCKSLDNLAEELRAAPSFPGQVAAILKWVRCKIKEGSELAANNRIIKLHADPEIINLSVHALSDKYNVTPRHLSRLCNEYLGMSTEELVLYKKYLSALHQIHQPHPSLTEITYNCGFYDQAHFARTFKLFTGLTPRQYKKAMGELPGHIFTLSEK, from the coding sequence ATGGAGCGAATAGCCAATATATTCCAGCCGAATACCAGCCCCGAAAATTTATTGATTCGGCATATTTGGCGTATTCAGGACATTCAGTTAGTTAAGCGCACCGAAACAATCCTGCCAAAAGGAACGGCGGAAATTATTTTCAATTTTTCGGAGGATATAACCAGTTTCCGGTCAAACGAGAAAGATATTTTTAACCTACCCAGTTATTTTATTAACGGCATTAATTTTACCCCTTATAACTTATCTATCCGGAGCAAACAGTATTTTGTGGGAATCCAGTTTAATGCTTTTGCCCTGAAATACATTTTCCATATTCCTACTCTCGAATTTAACGATCAGGTTTTGGCCGGTTCTTTAGTTTGTAAATCGTTGGATAATTTAGCCGAGGAACTACGAGCGGCTCCTTCTTTTCCGGGACAAGTGGCGGCCATCCTGAAATGGGTAAGGTGTAAAATAAAAGAAGGTTCGGAACTAGCGGCCAACAACCGCATTATTAAACTGCATGCCGACCCCGAAATTATTAATCTTTCCGTACACGCTCTTAGCGACAAATACAATGTTACTCCCCGCCATTTAAGCAGATTGTGCAACGAATACTTGGGAATGAGTACGGAAGAGTTAGTGCTTTATAAAAAATACTTGTCCGCTTTGCACCAAATACACCAACCGCACCCCTCGCTTACCGAAATAACTTATAATTGCGGCTTTTACGACCAGGCTCACTTTGCGAGAACGTTTAAACTATTTACGGGTTTAACTCCCCGGCAATACAAAAAAGCAATGGGAGAACTACCCGGGCATATTTTTACCCTCTCCGAAAAGTAA
- a CDS encoding DinB family protein, protein MFPFKGSRGMMSSKGIHLAKGWLKLKKVLKLILTSMKTILKIFLSVLAFNLLTFSASAQQIAPWSEADRKYLLDNLARSRDLLVKETTNLTPEQWKFKESPDRWSINEVVEHIALWELLFDREVSQALAAGPQPELAKAAKPDSVILSFIREEKPHVTTEYTKPFTFSVPTGLYEGKDNVAAFLKRRNESMAYLKTALEDLRQYFLKPGRPNIHQVYINVFGHTDRHLRQIRKIKQHLNYPKSKLVRR, encoded by the coding sequence ATGTTCCCCTTCAAAGGGAGTAGGGGGATGATGAGTAGTAAAGGCATTCATTTGGCGAAAGGCTGGTTGAAGCTTAAAAAGGTACTTAAATTAATCCTTACATCCATGAAAACCATTCTGAAAATTTTTCTTTCGGTCCTCGCATTTAATCTGCTTACTTTCTCCGCCTCGGCGCAGCAAATTGCGCCTTGGTCCGAAGCGGACCGTAAGTATTTGCTGGATAACCTGGCGCGCAGCCGGGACTTGCTCGTTAAGGAAACTACTAACCTAACACCCGAACAATGGAAGTTTAAAGAATCGCCGGACCGGTGGTCGATTAACGAAGTAGTGGAGCATATTGCCTTATGGGAATTACTTTTCGACCGGGAAGTTAGCCAGGCCTTGGCCGCGGGTCCGCAACCGGAACTGGCAAAAGCCGCCAAACCCGATAGTGTTATTTTAAGCTTTATTAGGGAAGAAAAACCGCACGTTACTACCGAATACACCAAACCTTTCACTTTTTCGGTTCCCACCGGACTGTACGAAGGAAAAGATAACGTAGCCGCTTTTTTGAAGAGAAGAAACGAATCGATGGCTTATTTAAAAACGGCCCTTGAAGATTTGCGCCAGTATTTTCTGAAACCCGGCCGGCCCAATATTCACCAGGTATATATCAACGTATTCGGCCACACCGACCGGCATTTACGCCAAATCCGGAAAATTAAACAGCACCTGAATTACCCAAAAAGTAAATTAGTGCGGCGCTAA